The Myxococcus virescens genome segment GGGCGCGGGTGTGGCGGGCGCGTTCCTGATGGGCAGCGTGTCCGGCTTCCTGGCGGCGCCGTGCACCGGCCCGGTGCTGACGGGCCTCCTGGCCTTCGTGGCGAAGTCGGCCAACACGACGCTGGGCGCGTCGCTGCTGTTCGTCTACGCGCTGGGCATCGGCGTGCCGTTCTTCCTCATTGGCGTCTTCACCGTCCGGCTGCCGCGCGGCGGCGTGTGGATGGAGTGGGTGAAGAGCGTGCTGGGCATCATGCTGGTGGCCCTGGCCTTCAGCTACCTCAAGGACGCCTTCCCCTGGGCGCGGGACGTGGTGAAGGGGCTGGGCCTCCACGTGGGCCGGGTGCCGGGGGCCGTCATCGCCGCGCTGCTGGTCGCGGTGGGCGTGGCCCTGGGCGCGGTGCACCGCTCGTTCACGGAAGGCGCGCGGGAGTTCTCGTTCAAGGCGCTGGGCGTGGCGCTCGTCGTCGCGGCGCTGGTGCTGCGCGGCGGTGCGCTGGACGCGGGCCCGGTGGGCACGTTGTGGGTGAGCCTGGGGCTCGCCGAGCCGCCGCGCGCGCCGTCCTGGCAGTGGCACCACGTCATGCCGGCGAAGCAGGCCACCTTCTCCCCGGAGGCCTTCGACCAGGTGCTCGCACAGGCGAAGGCGGAGGGCCGGCCGGTGCTCATCGACTTCTTCGCGGACTGGTGTGCGGCCTGCAAGGAGCTGGACCGCGACACCTACCCCGCGCAGCAGGTCATCTCCGAGTCCGACGAGGGCCGCTTCCTCAACATCAAGATTGACGCGACGAACAGCGAGGACTCGCTGGACGCGCTGCTGGAGCGCTTCGATGTGGAGGGCTTGCCCACCGTGGCGTTCATCTCGCCGGAGGGCAAGGTGCTCACCCAGCCACGTGTTACCGGCTTCCTGGCGCCCAGCCCCTTCGCCACGGAGATGAAGAAGGCGCGCTGCACGGACGCCAACGCCTGCTGAGGGCGGGCGTGTGTCAAGCTTCGCCGGAGAGGATGGGCACCGGGTCCGGTAGCTTCGGATAGCGCAGTCCGGCGATGCGAGGCTTCAGGGCGCGGTCTCCGGAAGGAAGCGGGCTCGCAGCTCGGGCGTGGGGATGCGGCACTGCGCTTCCCGGCCGAACCAGCGGTAGCGGTTGCGCGCGATGATTCGGTAGACGAGGTCGCGCAGCGGCCGGGGCACCACGATGAATGCGTAGAGAAACCGCCACGGCCCCTTCAGCATCCGCGCGACGCGGAGCGCGGCCGTGGAGCGCTCGTACAGCTTGCCGTCCTGCAGGAGGACGAAGCTGTCCGGTTCCTCCTTGGGCACGACGCCATGCGGCGCCAGCAGCGCGGCGGCCCGCTGGGACTGCAGCGCCGCGAAGCGGATGCGCGCGTCCGGGTCCCGGTCGATGATGAAGAGGACCGTGCCGTTGCACAGGTTGCACACGCCGTCGAAGAGGACCACGGTGTCCGGGGGCTGGGCGCGGGGCATGATGCGGCAAGTCTAACAGCCCACTCCGTTGGGTGACGCCGAAGCGCCGGGGGAATTCCAGACGGGTGTCCCTGCAGCCTCGCCCGTACATGCGTGGTGTCAGACCCGGGTGTTTCCTTCCCTGGCGCCGCCCTTGCAGAATGTTCGGACATGCCCTCGCCGCCCATCGCTCCCCGACTCCTGGAGTTATCCGCCCACGCCCTGCTGTGGAAGCGAAGCAAGCAGTGGATGCTCCAGGCGAACCGGCTGGTGCGGTGGTCCGCGACCCCCGAGCGCTGGCCGCGCCCGCTCCTGGCGCCCACGCATGAGAAGGGCGTGCTCCTCGGTTCGCACACCGTCAATCTGCAGCGCTCGGACTCGGACGCGGACCCCGTGCTCGAAGCGGGCAAGCAGCACAACGTGCGTCTGGCGGCGCCGGCCTTCGATGGCCTCCTCCTCGCTCCGGACAGGCCCCTCTCTTTCTGGCGCACGCTGGGCCGGCTGACGGAGCGCAAGGGCTACCGGCATGGGTTGGCGCTGAGCGGTGGCTGTCTCACCCCGTCCATTGGAGGCGGCATCTGCCTTCTGGCCAATGCGCTCTTCGAGTTCGCCGCACGCCAGGGCTGGCACATCCTGGAGCGCTGGGGGCACACAATGGAGGCGGTACCCCCGCCGCCAGGTGCGCTGTGGGGAATGGATGCCACGGTGGCCTGGCCCTACGTGGACCTGGTGATGGCGCCTCGTGAGGGTCCGGTGCGGCTCGGAGCCCGCGTCTCGGACGGGAAGCTGCGGCTCTCCATCCATGGGGCGGACGCTCCCCGGACACGCTCACGGTTGTGGTCCGAGGACGAGTCCCTTCTCGAGCTCCCCGAGGGAACCCTGCGCATCAACCGCGTCGTGCGCCGAGTCGAAGACATCGGTTCTGGCGCCGTGCTCGAGGAGCGCACCATCGCCGAGAACCGGCGACGCCTGTTGAACCCCGAGGCGCGGAAGCGGACGTGCCTGACGTGCGGGGAGACCGCATGCCACGCCCGCGTCGAAGTCCCACGGGTGGAGGCCCGGGCGCCATGAATCTGGTCCTCGCACCGGAGCCCGCCCCCTGGCTCTCCCACCTCGCGTCGCTGCTCACGCGCGAGGCAGAGGTGCTGGCCCCCTGGGCGCTGCCGAGACTGCCCGATTGGGGACCACTCCCCACCCGCCTGCGTCAGGCCTGGACCCGCCGGACGTTGCCG includes the following:
- a CDS encoding VanW family protein — protein: MPSPPIAPRLLELSAHALLWKRSKQWMLQANRLVRWSATPERWPRPLLAPTHEKGVLLGSHTVNLQRSDSDADPVLEAGKQHNVRLAAPAFDGLLLAPDRPLSFWRTLGRLTERKGYRHGLALSGGCLTPSIGGGICLLANALFEFAARQGWHILERWGHTMEAVPPPPGALWGMDATVAWPYVDLVMAPREGPVRLGARVSDGKLRLSIHGADAPRTRSRLWSEDESLLELPEGTLRINRVVRRVEDIGSGAVLEERTIAENRRRLLNPEARKRTCLTCGETACHARVEVPRVEARAP
- a CDS encoding protein-disulfide reductase DsbD family protein; its protein translation is MDAKKLGVMAVLAGVAVAVVPWLLPTGPNANLDAARFLESGSLAVGAAVVFAGGLLTALTPCVYPLIPITVSVFGARKTEGRGRALLLTSSYIVGMGVVFSALGVLAAKTGQAFGSMLGHPAVVTGLAVFLLLLATSMFGAFELALPSSFQTKLNAVGGAGVAGAFLMGSVSGFLAAPCTGPVLTGLLAFVAKSANTTLGASLLFVYALGIGVPFFLIGVFTVRLPRGGVWMEWVKSVLGIMLVALAFSYLKDAFPWARDVVKGLGLHVGRVPGAVIAALLVAVGVALGAVHRSFTEGAREFSFKALGVALVVAALVLRGGALDAGPVGTLWVSLGLAEPPRAPSWQWHHVMPAKQATFSPEAFDQVLAQAKAEGRPVLIDFFADWCAACKELDRDTYPAQQVISESDEGRFLNIKIDATNSEDSLDALLERFDVEGLPTVAFISPEGKVLTQPRVTGFLAPSPFATEMKKARCTDANAC
- a CDS encoding thiol-disulfide oxidoreductase DCC family protein, translated to MPRAQPPDTVVLFDGVCNLCNGTVLFIIDRDPDARIRFAALQSQRAAALLAPHGVVPKEEPDSFVLLQDGKLYERSTAALRVARMLKGPWRFLYAFIVVPRPLRDLVYRIIARNRYRWFGREAQCRIPTPELRARFLPETAP